From Flavipsychrobacter sp., a single genomic window includes:
- a CDS encoding MOSC domain-containing protein produces MSRLLSVNVSLPKVVTHNGNSFTTAIFKTPVTGSAAVSQLNIAGDKQADLTVHGGIDKAVYAYSYHNYAYWEKELNRNDFTMGQFGENLTVDNMPDHEVYIGNRYRIGTTLLEVSQPRVPCFKLNARMDDNRMTKLFFNSGRQGFYLRVLEEGIITAGDEIIMEKEHPAKISVQDIFTLYYIDKTNYNSIKKAADLEELTLSWREGFKELLSKANR; encoded by the coding sequence ATGTCTCGTTTATTATCAGTCAACGTATCGCTACCCAAAGTGGTAACACATAATGGCAACAGCTTTACCACAGCCATTTTCAAAACGCCTGTAACAGGTAGTGCTGCCGTAAGCCAACTGAACATTGCCGGTGACAAGCAAGCTGACCTTACCGTACATGGCGGGATAGACAAAGCAGTTTATGCCTACTCTTACCACAACTATGCCTACTGGGAAAAAGAACTGAACAGAAACGACTTTACCATGGGGCAGTTTGGCGAGAACCTAACGGTAGACAATATGCCCGACCATGAAGTGTACATAGGCAATCGATATCGTATAGGCACTACCCTGCTTGAAGTATCACAACCACGTGTACCTTGTTTTAAACTAAATGCAAGAATGGATGATAACCGCATGACCAAACTTTTTTTCAATAGTGGCAGACAGGGGTTTTATCTACGTGTATTGGAAGAGGGCATCATCACCGCAGGAGATGAAATAATAATGGAAAAAGAACACCCTGCCAAGATCAGTGTACAAGATATTTTTACACTCTACTATATCGACAAAACAAACTACAACAGTATCAAAAAAGCAGCTGATCTGGAAGAGCTTACTCTTAGCTGGAGAGAAGGATTTAAAGAGCTATTGAGCAAGGCTAATCGTTAA
- a CDS encoding tail fiber protein, with the protein MYGYLGEVRLFGGTFAPRGWAFCHGGYLTIAEYSALFALIGCEYGGDCRTVFALPDTRGRVVVGQGQGPGLPYDFTIGEYGGYEKITLTLDQLARHTHPVTTDVEAEITPLATSDTGSSDDPENNIFAITDAGVRTYAATPDNTMAINTVTVSAAAVANATGGGLSHDNVMPVSALQYIICIEGDFPSRA; encoded by the coding sequence ATGTATGGATATTTAGGAGAAGTTCGCCTGTTTGGCGGAACGTTTGCCCCTAGAGGATGGGCTTTTTGTCATGGCGGTTATCTGACTATAGCAGAGTACTCCGCCTTATTTGCATTGATAGGTTGTGAATATGGCGGCGATTGCCGTACAGTTTTTGCACTGCCTGATACCAGAGGTAGAGTAGTTGTAGGTCAAGGTCAAGGACCGGGGCTGCCTTACGATTTTACCATAGGCGAGTATGGCGGTTATGAAAAGATCACACTTACCTTAGATCAGCTGGCTCGTCATACACACCCTGTAACTACTGATGTTGAGGCAGAGATCACCCCTCTTGCTACATCTGATACAGGTAGTTCAGACGATCCTGAGAATAACATTTTTGCTATTACAGATGCAGGCGTAAGAACGTATGCCGCTACCCCTGATAATACTATGGCTATAAATACAGTAACGGTGAGTGCTGCTGCCGTAGCCAATGCTACAGGCGGTGGGCTGTCGCATGATAACGTCATGCCGGTTTCTGCACTTCAGTATATCATTTGTATCGAAGGAGATTTTCCAAGCAGAGCCTAA
- a CDS encoding tail fiber protein, which yields MTDGTLGEIRIVAYNFTPQNWAVCYGQYLPINTNQALYAVLGTIYGGNGFTEFQLPDFRGRVPIQFGQGVGQPNYNLGNRGGELFHQLTIEETPAHKHTMTAQISMAGNVKSSSDDSSNVDDPTNANPSLGLKMYSDSAADVAMGTSPVTVSGSMSMETAGLSNTHLNVQPFVTMNYVICVQGLFPTRN from the coding sequence ATGACGGACGGAACTTTGGGAGAAATACGCATCGTCGCGTATAATTTCACTCCCCAAAATTGGGCTGTGTGTTATGGTCAGTATTTACCAATTAACACCAACCAAGCCTTGTATGCCGTGCTAGGCACCATCTATGGTGGCAACGGGTTTACAGAATTTCAATTGCCTGATTTTAGAGGCCGTGTGCCGATACAGTTCGGTCAGGGTGTAGGCCAGCCTAATTACAATCTTGGCAACAGAGGAGGCGAACTATTTCACCAGCTCACCATCGAAGAGACCCCTGCCCACAAGCATACCATGACAGCACAAATTAGCATGGCAGGAAACGTCAAGAGTAGCTCTGATGATAGTAGCAATGTTGATGACCCTACAAACGCCAACCCTTCATTGGGCTTAAAGATGTATAGCGACTCTGCGGCAGATGTAGCTATGGGAACTTCGCCGGTTACCGTGTCGGGCAGTATGAGCATGGAAACAGCAGGCCTGTCTAATACGCACTTGAACGTACAGCCATTCGTTACGATGAACTACGTTATTTGTGTTCAGGGGCTATTTCCGACAAGAAACTAA